One Weissella coleopterorum DNA segment encodes these proteins:
- the nrdH gene encoding glutaredoxin-like protein NrdH, translated as MSVTVYTKNNCVQCMMTKKTLLQYEVDFIEKNVEEDTAAMDFLKNEGYQAVPVIFVDQQEPIKGFRPDLLKKLRIAI; from the coding sequence ATGTCAGTAACAGTTTATACTAAAAATAATTGTGTGCAATGTATGATGACTAAAAAAACCTTATTACAGTATGAGGTTGATTTTATTGAAAAGAATGTTGAAGAAGACACTGCAGCAATGGACTTTTTAAAAAATGAAGGTTATCAAGCTGTTCCAGTTATCTTCGTAGATCAACAAGAACCGATTAAGGGATTTCGACCAGACTTATTAAAAAAATTACGTATTGCAATCTAA